The following coding sequences lie in one Pontibacter sp. G13 genomic window:
- a CDS encoding MATE family efflux transporter, producing the protein MNLLKDPASKVLFNMSWPTSLGMLSTILFQVVDTYFVGSLGPKPLAALGFASTVYFLLVGLFIGLTIATSMLLGKAVGGGKGDEVRRIASIGLLLSLAVGLFVGASGIISLDPLFRLLGATPDILVNIRAYMVPMYAGMPILAMGIVASAIPRTMGEVKTPEVIFGIAGLINAFLDYAFIFGAFGFPALGIKGVAYGTVISWIFIWIAMAVVLLRGNRLSNPLHRIASNLPILDALRKMGLPAIAAQMVAPLSLMFLTFLLGRVSADAVAAYGVAGRIETLMMIGIMGVSTAMTPFIAQNFGAKQVLRIDEAIVFGGKAASYLGLFVMFLMFVIIRPLAGVFTDSQEIIEYTTLYFYLVSGSYVFYGLYQVTVAIFQGLQMPKKSLRIVVVRTFLLVMPLAFIGSYWGVLGIFIGITVGNVLGGVYAGFEMRKELRRVGSHLVDRNPARDMWRDVKQMVSRGSNR; encoded by the coding sequence ATGAATCTGCTGAAAGATCCCGCCTCTAAAGTCCTATTCAACATGTCGTGGCCCACCAGCCTCGGAATGCTCTCGACCATTTTATTTCAAGTGGTCGATACGTATTTCGTAGGTTCGCTTGGCCCCAAGCCATTGGCGGCGCTTGGATTTGCCTCGACCGTATACTTTCTGCTCGTGGGCCTATTTATCGGCTTGACCATTGCGACCTCGATGTTGCTTGGCAAAGCCGTTGGTGGCGGGAAGGGGGATGAAGTTCGGCGAATCGCCTCCATAGGTCTGTTGCTGAGCTTGGCTGTGGGGCTGTTTGTCGGAGCTTCCGGAATTATTTCCCTAGATCCGCTCTTCAGGCTGCTAGGTGCCACTCCTGATATTCTGGTCAACATTCGCGCCTACATGGTTCCGATGTATGCGGGGATGCCGATTTTGGCGATGGGGATTGTTGCCAGTGCCATCCCACGCACGATGGGAGAGGTCAAGACTCCAGAGGTCATTTTCGGAATAGCCGGCTTGATCAATGCTTTTCTGGACTACGCCTTCATCTTTGGGGCATTTGGATTTCCAGCCTTGGGGATCAAGGGCGTAGCTTACGGGACAGTCATCTCTTGGATATTTATCTGGATCGCAATGGCGGTGGTCCTGCTCCGTGGCAATCGTCTATCCAATCCCCTGCATCGGATCGCGTCGAACTTGCCGATCCTTGATGCTCTCCGAAAAATGGGACTCCCTGCTATTGCCGCCCAAATGGTGGCTCCTCTGAGCTTGATGTTCCTGACCTTCTTGTTGGGCCGGGTCTCCGCTGATGCGGTAGCCGCTTATGGAGTGGCGGGCCGGATCGAAACCCTCATGATGATCGGTATCATGGGTGTGAGTACGGCGATGACCCCATTTATCGCGCAGAATTTTGGGGCCAAGCAAGTCCTCCGAATCGACGAGGCCATCGTCTTTGGCGGAAAGGCGGCATCCTATCTCGGTCTGTTCGTCATGTTTTTGATGTTTGTGATCATCCGGCCCCTTGCCGGGGTGTTCACGGACTCGCAGGAGATCATCGAATACACGACGCTATATTTCTACTTGGTGAGCGGGAGCTACGTCTTCTATGGACTGTATCAGGTAACTGTGGCGATCTTTCAGGGACTTCAAATGCCCAAGAAGTCTCTGCGGATCGTGGTGGTCAGAACCTTTTTGCTGGTGATGCCCTTGGCATTCATCGGATCATACTGGGGAGTGCTGGGGATATTCATCGGGATTACGGTGGGGAATGTTCTGGGCGGCGTATATGCAGGTTTTGAGATGCGGAAGGAACTTCGCAGAGTGGGCTCTCATCTGGTCGATCGCAATCCCGCACGTGATATGTGGAGGGATGTCAAACAAATGGTCTCACGCGGTTCCAATCGGTGA
- a CDS encoding NADPH-dependent FMN reductase produces MKRIIAFGGSNSKASINQQLATLAADMIKEAEVTIVNLRDYPLPLYGIDHEKEIGIPEEAHRLKALFDAHDGFVISLAEHNSSLAVAFKNAIDWMSRIHMQLFDQKPIVLLSTSPGPGGGRGALAHGEKVLSGYLAGKIVGTMAVPKYYDQVELGEMGRSVISEVETRTGIEQLMKQLESAVLAPVPTHS; encoded by the coding sequence ATGAAAAGAATCATCGCTTTTGGCGGAAGCAATAGCAAGGCCTCCATCAATCAGCAATTGGCCACTCTGGCGGCAGATATGATCAAGGAGGCAGAAGTTACCATTGTGAATCTGCGGGACTATCCACTTCCGCTCTATGGAATCGATCACGAAAAGGAAATCGGGATTCCAGAAGAGGCACATCGGCTCAAAGCATTGTTTGATGCTCACGATGGCTTCGTCATCTCCTTGGCGGAGCACAATTCGTCCCTCGCGGTAGCCTTCAAAAATGCGATCGACTGGATGTCCAGAATCCACATGCAGCTGTTCGATCAAAAGCCGATAGTCCTATTGTCTACTTCGCCCGGACCAGGCGGTGGAAGAGGTGCGCTTGCTCATGGAGAGAAAGTGTTGTCAGGCTACCTCGCCGGAAAAATCGTCGGGACGATGGCGGTTCCCAAATACTATGATCAAGTGGAACTCGGGGAAATGGGGCGTTCGGTCATTTCTGAAGTAGAGACAAGAACCGGCATTGAGCAACTGATGAAGCAACTCGAATCTGCTGTGCTGGCACCAGTTCCTACCCATTCATAG
- a CDS encoding isochorismatase family protein, with protein MESTISDDQKALLIVDMQTGSFEDSPRWNADGVVACLNEWADRFRAEGAPVYWIMHDGTSFGDFIPGTSRWELVDGLVRRADEPMIAKTANDAFYGTGLAERLRKERIQEVWIGGCATDFCVAATVQGAIFHDFDVKVLSGGHTTADRPHAKAEVIRAHYEYIWADWLPTQGKVEVVPR; from the coding sequence ATGGAATCGACCATTTCAGATGATCAAAAAGCATTGCTGATCGTGGATATGCAAACAGGGTCTTTTGAAGATAGTCCCAGATGGAATGCGGATGGTGTGGTGGCGTGCCTCAATGAATGGGCGGATCGCTTTCGGGCTGAAGGTGCTCCCGTGTATTGGATCATGCACGATGGGACCTCGTTTGGGGATTTCATTCCGGGAACCAGTCGTTGGGAACTGGTGGATGGACTTGTCAGGCGAGCGGATGAGCCGATGATCGCCAAGACCGCCAACGATGCATTTTACGGGACGGGCCTAGCTGAACGATTGCGCAAGGAGCGGATTCAGGAGGTTTGGATCGGAGGATGTGCGACGGATTTTTGTGTGGCCGCTACTGTGCAGGGGGCGATTTTCCACGATTTTGACGTGAAGGTGTTGTCAGGAGGTCATACCACTGCCGATCGTCCACATGCCAAGGCAGAGGTGATCAGGGCTCATTACGAATATATTTGGGCCGATTGGCTACCCACTCAGGGGAAGGTGGAGGTGGTCCCTCGCTAG
- a CDS encoding cold shock domain-containing protein, with protein MARSKDTFNKKDFEKRKRQKRKEKEAKREARKSADSRSFDDMIAYIDENGNLVSTPPDPTKKKKEVDASEIVLGSRNSREFEEEVDPIRRGKVSYFNMDKGYGFIIDSETQDSVFVHINDLKFPLKEQDRVTFETEKGPKGLKAFNVNLQM; from the coding sequence ATGGCCAGATCCAAAGACACGTTCAACAAAAAAGACTTTGAAAAAAGGAAGAGACAGAAACGAAAAGAGAAAGAAGCCAAGCGCGAGGCTCGTAAGTCGGCTGACTCCCGGTCATTCGATGACATGATTGCCTACATTGATGAAAACGGAAATCTGGTATCCACTCCACCAGATCCGACCAAGAAGAAAAAGGAGGTCGATGCGTCCGAGATTGTGTTGGGTTCGCGCAACAGCCGCGAGTTTGAGGAAGAAGTAGATCCAATCCGCCGTGGCAAGGTATCCTACTTCAACATGGACAAAGGATATGGGTTCATCATCGACTCCGAAACGCAAGACAGCGTCTTCGTGCACATCAATGACCTGAAATTCCCTCTCAAAGAGCAGGATCGGGTAACCTTCGAAACAGAAAAAGGACCTAAGGGTCTCAAAGCATTCAATGTGAACTTGCAGATGTAA
- a CDS encoding NYN domain-containing protein — translation MLSTDPRNGLIRIGVFYDGNYFFHVSNYYNYVHDQRSRLSISGIHDFIKHHVAEHENTEPHLCQIVDAHYFRGRLSAKEASQRGNQLYYDRVFDDILMSEGVVTHYFPLRFVGGRKEERGVNVWLALEAFELAIHKNFDVVVLIASDGDYVPLVRKLSTLGTRVMVLGWNFEFTNDQGRLVTTKTSQDLLKESTYPVAMHDMIDDPINRHEDLIQGLFVPPSIHQSNRDEEEEDDQYYDDDDENDEDGYYEEEDLDGQEQNSTVLSIHNGFGFISYPNNNLFFYHEDVVGEDFNELAPGDPVTFFVTKNDEGKNIAKNIRRGVK, via the coding sequence ATGTTATCAACTGATCCAAGAAATGGCCTAATCAGAATTGGAGTGTTTTATGACGGTAATTACTTTTTTCACGTCAGTAATTACTATAACTACGTTCACGATCAACGTAGCCGATTGAGCATCTCTGGTATTCACGACTTTATCAAGCACCACGTAGCCGAACACGAAAATACAGAGCCCCACTTGTGTCAGATTGTAGATGCCCACTACTTCAGAGGACGCCTTAGCGCCAAGGAAGCGAGTCAAAGAGGCAATCAATTGTACTACGACCGAGTATTTGATGACATCTTGATGTCCGAAGGGGTAGTGACGCACTATTTCCCGTTGAGATTTGTAGGAGGCAGAAAAGAAGAGCGGGGCGTCAACGTTTGGCTGGCTTTGGAGGCTTTTGAATTGGCCATTCACAAGAATTTCGACGTTGTGGTACTCATCGCCTCAGATGGAGACTATGTACCGTTGGTCCGCAAACTGAGCACATTGGGTACGCGCGTGATGGTTCTGGGATGGAACTTTGAGTTCACCAATGACCAGGGAAGACTGGTCACGACCAAGACTTCTCAGGATCTGCTCAAGGAATCCACCTACCCAGTTGCCATGCATGACATGATCGACGATCCGATCAACCGTCATGAGGACCTGATTCAAGGGCTATTCGTGCCTCCGAGTATCCACCAATCCAATCGGGATGAGGAGGAGGAAGATGACCAGTACTACGACGATGATGACGAGAACGATGAAGATGGATACTATGAGGAGGAAGATCTAGATGGGCAGGAGCAAAATAGTACCGTCCTGAGTATCCACAATGGATTTGGCTTCATCTCCTATCCGAACAACAACTTGTTCTTCTATCACGAAGATGTCGTCGGGGAAGATTTCAATGAATTGGCACCCGGTGATCCTGTGACTTTCTTCGTCACCAAAAATGATGAAGGGAAGAACATCGCCAAGAATATCCGTAGGGGCGTGAAATAA
- a CDS encoding DoxX family protein, protein MNAAQSLQRWADSHHPLWLDFFRMALGVYIFLKGVFFILNPDFISELVQQTGIGYLWIMAISHYVAPVHLFGGLMIAFGLLTRPACAFQIPILLVAVLFVNTPGDGTNEWVISLITLIALCVFFFYGSGKLSLDHAMETQTPNTDANY, encoded by the coding sequence ATGAATGCCGCACAATCCCTCCAACGATGGGCTGACTCGCATCACCCCCTTTGGCTTGATTTCTTCCGCATGGCACTTGGGGTCTACATTTTCCTCAAAGGTGTCTTCTTTATTCTCAACCCAGACTTCATCAGCGAATTGGTGCAACAGACGGGTATCGGGTATCTCTGGATCATGGCCATCAGTCATTATGTAGCGCCTGTACATCTCTTCGGGGGCCTGATGATTGCCTTTGGGCTATTGACACGTCCGGCCTGTGCCTTCCAGATTCCGATCTTGCTGGTGGCGGTCCTCTTTGTGAACACGCCAGGGGATGGCACCAACGAATGGGTCATTTCCCTCATCACCTTGATCGCCCTGTGTGTATTCTTCTTCTATGGCAGTGGAAAATTGTCCTTGGACCACGCAATGGAAACCCAGACACCGAATACAGACGCTAACTATTAG
- the rpiA gene encoding ribose-5-phosphate isomerase RpiA: MKSKQLAGEHAATFVESGMTVGLGTGSTAIWAVRKIGEMVQQGLKIVGMPTSQETEALAISLGIPLVGFEESQHVDLTIDGADEFDPEFTLIKGGGGALYREKMIASISEKMIVVCDESKSCQTLGQFPLPIEVVPFGWEVTASRLADLGVDPVLRMQDHDVFHTDNGNLILDCQFGEIPDPAALHDMLKGWVGVVETGLFLEMANMIVVGKNDGTIEVLGSI, from the coding sequence ATGAAAAGCAAGCAACTGGCTGGGGAGCACGCAGCCACCTTCGTCGAGTCCGGCATGACCGTCGGATTGGGCACTGGTTCCACAGCCATTTGGGCCGTCCGAAAAATCGGTGAAATGGTCCAGCAAGGTCTCAAAATCGTCGGAATGCCTACTTCCCAAGAAACGGAAGCGCTGGCCATCTCGCTGGGAATCCCCTTGGTAGGGTTTGAGGAAAGCCAGCATGTGGATTTGACGATTGATGGCGCGGATGAATTTGACCCCGAATTCACCCTCATCAAAGGCGGCGGGGGAGCACTTTATCGCGAAAAGATGATCGCTTCCATCTCCGAGAAAATGATCGTTGTCTGCGATGAATCCAAATCCTGCCAGACCTTGGGCCAGTTTCCGCTTCCCATTGAGGTGGTGCCTTTTGGCTGGGAAGTGACCGCTAGCAGATTGGCCGACCTTGGAGTCGATCCCGTACTGCGAATGCAAGACCATGACGTTTTTCATACTGACAATGGAAACCTGATCCTAGACTGCCAATTCGGAGAGATTCCCGATCCCGCTGCTCTGCACGATATGCTGAAAGGCTGGGTAGGCGTAGTCGAAACGGGTTTGTTCCTTGAGATGGCCAATATGATCGTTGTAGGAAAAAATGATGGCACGATCGAGGTGCTGGGAAGTATATGA
- a CDS encoding L-threonylcarbamoyladenylate synthase, whose amino-acid sequence MSRFEATIGTDIQVAADWLKQGEVIGMPTETVYGLAGNALDAEAVTRIFTAKNRPTFNPLIVHVHGVEQLAELVQELPNSVKSLAAACWPGPLTLLLPKTDRVPDLVTAGHPRVAVRIPNHPVALELLQALDFPLAAPSANPFGYISPTTAEHVRQQLHTRIPYVLDGGPTEIGIESTILGWEPDGTWKWYRIGGYPLEALETLVGPIEAAPHHAENPQSSGRLKSHYAPNVPLVLGDVDELLNTHGKDGVGVLAFDRSVGGVSAKHQRVLSESGDLGEAARNLFAYMRELDEMDVSIILAQRVPDRGLGRAINDRLGKAVAENKE is encoded by the coding sequence ATGAGTAGATTCGAAGCGACTATAGGAACAGACATTCAGGTGGCGGCTGATTGGCTGAAGCAGGGAGAGGTGATCGGCATGCCCACGGAGACGGTTTATGGGCTTGCAGGAAACGCCCTGGATGCCGAGGCTGTGACACGCATTTTTACCGCTAAAAATAGGCCCACCTTCAATCCGCTTATCGTGCATGTTCACGGCGTGGAACAATTGGCCGAACTTGTGCAGGAGTTGCCCAACTCGGTCAAATCGCTCGCAGCGGCTTGCTGGCCAGGGCCACTCACCTTGTTGCTTCCCAAGACGGACCGGGTGCCGGATTTGGTGACAGCGGGTCATCCCAGGGTTGCGGTCCGAATTCCCAATCATCCTGTGGCTTTGGAGTTGTTGCAAGCGTTGGATTTCCCGCTGGCGGCACCGAGCGCCAATCCATTTGGCTATATCAGTCCGACGACAGCCGAGCATGTGCGCCAGCAATTGCATACACGCATACCTTACGTGCTCGACGGTGGGCCTACAGAGATCGGGATCGAATCCACCATTTTGGGGTGGGAACCTGATGGAACCTGGAAATGGTATCGCATCGGTGGCTATCCGCTCGAAGCATTGGAAACGCTAGTGGGGCCCATTGAGGCGGCTCCGCATCATGCCGAGAATCCCCAGTCTTCAGGGCGACTCAAGAGCCACTATGCGCCCAATGTTCCTTTGGTATTGGGAGATGTGGATGAATTGCTGAATACCCACGGAAAGGATGGGGTAGGGGTGCTGGCATTCGATCGGTCTGTTGGGGGAGTTTCAGCGAAACACCAGCGGGTTTTGTCCGAATCTGGAGACTTGGGAGAGGCTGCCCGAAATCTTTTTGCGTACATGCGCGAGTTGGATGAAATGGATGTTTCGATCATTCTGGCACAGCGAGTTCCGGATCGAGGACTGGGACGAGCCATCAATGACAGACTCGGAAAAGCCGTTGCAGAAAACAAGGAATAG
- the rpsP gene encoding 30S ribosomal protein S16, whose translation MPVKLRLQRRGRSKSPFYAIVAADSRAPRDGRFIEKVGFYDPRPHPAKVHVNHEAAIKWLKNGAQPTNTVGNLLRHAGVTVRYALIKQGKTEEEIERIYSKWRADKDAKAKKKVISVDINGKPLEPVPAVEKKAAAPAPVVEEAPAAEEAPAEEAPAAEEAPEAEA comes from the coding sequence ATGCCAGTAAAATTGAGACTTCAAAGAAGGGGTCGTAGTAAATCTCCCTTCTATGCGATTGTGGCAGCGGATTCCCGCGCGCCTCGTGACGGACGTTTCATCGAGAAAGTGGGCTTTTACGACCCACGCCCTCATCCTGCCAAGGTTCACGTAAACCATGAAGCAGCCATCAAATGGTTGAAGAATGGTGCCCAACCTACCAACACTGTTGGTAACTTGCTGCGTCATGCAGGGGTAACCGTGAGATACGCCTTGATCAAGCAAGGAAAAACCGAAGAGGAAATCGAGCGGATCTACAGCAAATGGCGTGCTGACAAGGACGCTAAGGCCAAAAAGAAAGTGATTTCTGTTGATATCAACGGTAAGCCACTTGAGCCAGTTCCCGCTGTAGAGAAGAAGGCTGCTGCTCCTGCTCCTGTAGTAGAAGAAGCTCCTGCCGCTGAAGAGGCTCCTGCTGAAGAAGCGCCGGCTGCTGAAGAGGCTCCTGAAGCTGAAGCTTAA
- the rimM gene encoding ribosome maturation factor RimM (Essential for efficient processing of 16S rRNA), whose amino-acid sequence MHRSECIELGYVTKPHGLQGELKSVWDVHDIHEYSRSRILYLAKKDGPINPFRVESFHVINNKSALLSLKGVESRMDAEELGGSTIYFPLELLPKLKDGHFYYFQIMGFEVVDEKLGTLGNIVQVVDQAAQDLLVMEYQGHEVLIPMTDQFVKNADLEAKQVFTNLPEGLMDLYLNPESLDED is encoded by the coding sequence ATGCATAGATCTGAATGCATCGAATTGGGGTACGTCACCAAACCCCACGGCCTACAAGGCGAACTCAAGAGCGTGTGGGATGTCCATGACATCCACGAGTACAGCCGGAGCCGAATCCTTTATCTCGCCAAAAAGGACGGGCCCATCAATCCCTTCCGGGTCGAAAGCTTCCATGTCATCAACAACAAAAGCGCTCTCCTCTCCCTCAAAGGCGTCGAGAGTCGTATGGATGCGGAGGAACTAGGCGGATCGACCATCTATTTTCCGCTGGAGTTGCTCCCCAAACTCAAGGATGGGCATTTTTACTACTTCCAGATCATGGGATTCGAAGTGGTGGACGAAAAGCTCGGAACCCTTGGAAATATCGTCCAAGTGGTCGATCAGGCGGCGCAGGATCTTCTCGTCATGGAGTACCAAGGACATGAGGTATTGATCCCCATGACCGACCAGTTCGTCAAGAATGCCGATTTGGAAGCCAAGCAGGTATTTACGAATCTCCCGGAAGGACTCATGGATTTGTACCTCAATCCAGAATCCCTCGATGAAGACTAG
- a CDS encoding polyphosphate kinase 2 family protein, which produces MHHLIETDPFRFDGTKRLKLKKQPHQVKDFYENKKDYKELLSEFHEELDELQSMMYAHNRYALLLVFQAMDAAGKDGTIQHVLSGVNPHGVFVRSFKKPSTLEIDHDFLWRTHFRIPSRGTIGIFNRSHYEEVLVTKVHPEILLESQRIPRSHTQNLDKVWKDRYEDIRNHERYLYNNGVHIVKFFLNLSRDEQRDRFLARIDTPAKNWKFSEADVKERAYWDDYQAAYEQAINETATPHAPWYVVPADDKKNMRLIVSQVILNHLNAMDIHYPKVSKERKKQFAQYREMLLKD; this is translated from the coding sequence ATGCACCATTTAATCGAGACCGACCCCTTCAGATTTGACGGCACCAAGCGCCTCAAACTCAAAAAGCAGCCTCATCAAGTCAAGGATTTTTACGAGAACAAGAAAGACTACAAGGAACTCTTGTCGGAATTTCACGAGGAACTGGACGAATTGCAGAGCATGATGTATGCGCACAATCGCTATGCCTTGCTACTCGTCTTCCAAGCCATGGATGCAGCCGGAAAGGATGGCACCATCCAGCATGTGCTATCGGGCGTGAATCCACACGGGGTATTTGTCCGGAGTTTCAAGAAACCCAGCACTTTGGAGATCGACCATGACTTCCTGTGGCGGACGCATTTCCGAATTCCATCTCGTGGAACCATCGGCATCTTCAATCGCTCCCACTACGAAGAGGTATTGGTCACAAAGGTCCACCCGGAGATCCTGCTGGAATCCCAACGAATTCCCAGATCACACACCCAGAATCTGGACAAGGTCTGGAAGGATCGCTACGAAGACATCCGGAATCATGAGCGGTACCTGTACAACAATGGCGTCCACATCGTAAAATTCTTCCTGAATCTCTCCCGGGACGAACAACGGGATCGCTTCTTGGCACGGATCGACACCCCAGCCAAGAACTGGAAGTTTTCGGAAGCCGATGTAAAGGAGCGTGCCTACTGGGACGATTATCAGGCCGCGTACGAGCAGGCTATCAATGAAACCGCCACTCCGCATGCGCCTTGGTATGTCGTACCTGCCGATGACAAGAAGAACATGCGCCTGATTGTCTCACAGGTGATCCTCAATCACCTCAACGCCATGGACATCCATTACCCCAAAGTCTCGAAGGAGCGCAAGAAGCAGTTTGCCCAATATCGCGAAATGCTCCTCAAGGACTAG
- the hemF gene encoding oxygen-dependent coproporphyrinogen oxidase, with product MDHIVKEFQDLQDDICAGIEALDGKARFEQDTWVREGGGGGRSRVIRNGSVFEKGGVNFSHVFGQLPDVITQKLGLPKGVDFDATGVSIVIHPESPKQPIIHMNVRYFQTGDGTHWFGGGIDLTPIYVVPEDAKFFHQSLKDTCDKFSPTYYPEFKEWCDKYFFIKHRNETRGIGGIFFDHLKADTEEKKADHFDFVMAVGRTFVPAYAEIINRHKGEEVTETNKQFHLLRRSRYVEFNLVYDKGTKFGLDTNGRTESILMSMPPLAGWEYNWEAPAGSEEAQTIAMLKPQDWV from the coding sequence TTGGATCACATCGTCAAGGAGTTCCAAGATCTACAGGACGATATTTGTGCGGGAATTGAAGCCCTCGACGGCAAAGCCCGCTTTGAACAAGATACTTGGGTTCGTGAAGGCGGCGGCGGTGGCCGGTCTCGGGTGATCCGCAATGGCAGCGTCTTCGAAAAGGGCGGTGTCAATTTCTCCCACGTTTTCGGCCAGCTTCCAGATGTGATTACCCAGAAGTTGGGATTGCCCAAAGGGGTCGATTTTGATGCTACGGGCGTTTCCATCGTCATTCACCCAGAGAGCCCCAAACAGCCGATCATTCACATGAATGTCCGCTACTTCCAGACAGGAGATGGTACCCACTGGTTTGGGGGCGGCATTGACCTGACACCTATCTACGTCGTGCCCGAAGACGCCAAATTCTTCCACCAATCCCTCAAAGATACCTGCGACAAATTCTCCCCTACCTACTATCCGGAGTTCAAAGAGTGGTGCGACAAGTATTTCTTCATCAAGCACCGCAATGAAACTCGCGGAATCGGTGGGATCTTCTTTGATCATCTGAAGGCCGATACCGAAGAAAAGAAGGCCGATCACTTCGATTTCGTCATGGCTGTGGGACGCACCTTTGTACCTGCCTACGCCGAAATCATCAATCGCCACAAAGGAGAGGAAGTCACCGAGACCAACAAGCAGTTCCACCTGCTCCGTCGTTCTCGCTATGTGGAATTCAACTTGGTGTATGACAAAGGCACCAAGTTCGGACTGGATACCAACGGTCGCACCGAATCTATCCTCATGTCCATGCCCCCATTGGCAGGCTGGGAGTACAACTGGGAAGCTCCTGCTGGCAGCGAGGAAGCGCAGACCATCGCGATGCTCAAGCCACAAGATTGGGTCTAG